The window CGTCTAGGTCGGCGTAGGCGTCCGTCCGCAACTCCTCATCCAGCCGATCGACGATCGTAGCGAGTTCCATGGCCACCGATTCGCGGGGGAGGTCTTTGAGTCGGACGGTTTTCGAGGCCAGGCCGACAGGGACTCGAGTGAACCCAGTATTGATCCGCCACTTACCGATACAGAAGTGAGGGAGTCACCGACAATCCAACATCTGTAGTCATAGATTCACTATCTATAGCATTACACTATACACATAATAGTTAGGATACACGGATCGCGACACACACTCGAGTCGGCCGACCGTACTCACTCGCGGTACTGGTTCAGCCGCATCTTGAGCCGCTTTGCAGCCTCCCCAGCCACCGTCGCGAATTTCTCGCCGGCGTTCTCTCCTGCGAAGATGATCCCGCGTGAGGAGTTGACGAGACCGACGCCGTTGGCCAGGCCGTACTCGACGGCCGCCTCGGCGTCGCCACCCTGGGCCCCCACTCCAGGGACGAGGAACGGGAGGTCGGGCACTTGCTCGCGCAGTTCCTCGAGTTCCTCGGGTTTCGTCGCGCCGACGACGAGGCCGACGTTGTCGTTCTCGTTCCAGAGATCGGCCAGCGCAGCGACGCGCTCGTAGAGGGGTTCGCCCGTCTCGAGTTCGAGATCCTGGAGGTCAGCCCCGCCGGGGTTGGAGGTGCGACAGAGGACGAACACGCCGGCTTCCTCGTTCGCGAGGAACGGTTGGAGGGAGTCTCGACCCATGTAGGGGTTGACGGTGATCGCATCTACGCGTTCGAGGATCTGGGCGTACTGGCGGGTCGTGTTCCCGATGTCGGCACGCTTGGCGTCGAGCAGTACGGGGACGCCCTTGCCGTGGGCGTAGGCGATCGTCTCCTCGAGGGCGGCCCAGCCGTCGGGATCCTCGTAGAAGGCCGCGTTCGGTTTGTACACCGCGGCGTGTTCGTGGGTGGCGTCGATGATCCGGCGGTTGAACGCCCAGCGAGGGAGGTCGTACTCCTGCAGGTGCTCGGGAATGCGTTTGGGGTCGGGGTCGAGGCCGACGCTGACGACGCTGTCGACTGTCACGATGCGATCGTGCAACCGGTCGAAGAAGTTCATGCGCTCGAGTCGGCGGGCGATTGCCGAAAACGTTGCTATACTGCTTCCCGTCCGGCCAATCGGTCGGCACTCACACCGGGGTCGGCTTACTCCAGGGTCACGAACACCGACCTCGCTTACTCCGGAAATAACTCCTCGGTACGGTCGATGCCGTCGATGGCAGCGACGTCTGCGGCCTCGAGGTCGATATCGGTCGCCGACAGGTTCGCTTCGAGGTGGTCGCGGCTGCTGGCTTTCGGAATCGCCCGCACGCCGTCGTGGGCGAGCACCCAGGCCAGCGCGACCGCCTCGGGCGTCGTGTCATGACGGTCGGCGACCGCACAGACGGACTCGAGGTCGCGAACCCGTCCACCGGCCAGGGGCGAGTAGGCGACGACGGGATAGCCGTGATCACGGGCGTGGGCGAGCAATTCCGGCGACTGGAACAGAGGATGAAACTCGATCTGGTGGGCGGCGATC of the Natronosalvus vescus genome contains:
- the pyrF gene encoding orotidine-5'-phosphate decarboxylase, coding for MNFFDRLHDRIVTVDSVVSVGLDPDPKRIPEHLQEYDLPRWAFNRRIIDATHEHAAVYKPNAAFYEDPDGWAALEETIAYAHGKGVPVLLDAKRADIGNTTRQYAQILERVDAITVNPYMGRDSLQPFLANEEAGVFVLCRTSNPGGADLQDLELETGEPLYERVAALADLWNENDNVGLVVGATKPEELEELREQVPDLPFLVPGVGAQGGDAEAAVEYGLANGVGLVNSSRGIIFAGENAGEKFATVAGEAAKRLKMRLNQYRE